Proteins encoded by one window of Polaribacter haliotis:
- a CDS encoding single-stranded DNA-binding protein, translating into MNTLRNKVQLIGNLGNTPEIIALESGKKLAKFSIATNESYKNSQGEKITDTQWHNVVAWNKTAEIIEKYLDKGSEVAVEGKLTTRSYDDKEGNKRYVTEVVCNEILMLGSK; encoded by the coding sequence ATGAATACGTTAAGAAACAAAGTACAGTTAATTGGAAATTTAGGAAACACACCAGAAATTATCGCTTTAGAAAGTGGAAAGAAATTAGCAAAATTTTCTATCGCTACAAACGAGAGTTATAAAAATTCTCAAGGAGAGAAAATTACAGATACGCAATGGCACAATGTGGTTGCATGGAACAAAACCGCAGAAATTATCGAGAAATATTTAGACAAAGGAAGTGAAGTTGCAGTCGAAGGGAAATTAACCACAAGAAGTTACGACGATAAAGAAGGGAACAAACGTTATGTTACAGAAGTTGTTTGTAACGAAATTTTAATGTTGGGAAGTAAATAA